TGACTGGTCGCCTGCTATGATCAAGTCTGCAATCGTCACCACAGGTATGTACACTGTGTAGATGGAAAGTTCTTTTGACTATTTTATCTTATACGACTaccttgtttcttggtaatgatcccAGCATCAGCGACCGATCAATTCGGTGAGCCAATCGAAGCGGAGTCGGTGCCGAGGAAGGTGGCTGATCCCTTCGACTTCGGTAGTGGCCACATGGATCCTGATAGAGCCGCTAACCCTGGCTTGGTTTACGATGTGGATGCAAGAGAGTACAACAAGTTTTTTAATTGCACCCTTGGATCGTTCCATGGTTGCGAGTCCTACCAACTCAATCTCAATATCCCGTCGATCGCTATTCCAGACCTCAAGGATCACGTCGCGGTTCAACGCACTGTCACAAATGTGGGGGCAGTCGGAACAACTTATCATGCGGTACTTGAAGCTCCAGCAAGGGTGAACATGTCCGTGGAGCCATCTGTGATCACATTCGCCAAAGGAGGTAGCACAAGCATGACATTCAGAGTGTCGTTCGCTACAAAGCGGAGAGTGCAAGGTGGGTTTACCTTTGGGAGCTTGACATGGTCAGATGGAAATACGCACTCGGTTAGAATTCCCGTCGCAGTAAGGACTGTGATACAAGACTTTGTTGCGGATATATCTTAAATACATCAACTCAATAGTGTGTCATTGTTCATGCACTCATGTACTTGGCATCGAAAAATGTAGGGAACACTAAAAATCATTTTCTTACAATAGTATGAAATAAACATGGTAGTCCTCCATGATTACTGAGATGTATTGATCCTTTTATATGTCTATATACTAGCAAAATATTGTATGGTGGCGCCGCGTGTCCAAGGGAGCACATACTTCGGGAAATTTTAATAAAAATATGTACTTGCATCGTCTCCCCTTGGATAGTAGAGTATTTCGtcaatcccttgtgtcacaagaaatTTTATCTATGAAAAAAAGCAACGAGA
This sequence is a window from Triticum dicoccoides isolate Atlit2015 ecotype Zavitan unplaced genomic scaffold, WEW_v2.0 scaffold149914, whole genome shotgun sequence. Protein-coding genes within it:
- the LOC119343995 gene encoding subtilisin-like protease SBT3.16 codes for the protein MTVVGDGVLSPRVASFSSRGPSPLFPGILKPDITAPGVGILAAMRGFYVLMDGTSMACPHVSAVTALLKSVHPDWSPAMIKSAIVTTASATDQFGEPIEAESVPRKVADPFDFGSGHMDPDRAANPGLVYDVDAREYNKFFNCTLGSFHGCESYQLNLNIPSIAIPDLKDHVAVQRTVTNVGAVGTTYHAVLEAPARVNMSVEPSVITFAKGGSTSMTFRVSFATKRRVQGGFTFGSLTWSDGNTHSVRIPVAVRTVIQDFVADIS